The genomic window CGCCTCGATCTGTCGCTACCAGCAGCACCTGACCGCCTGACACCGACAGGGTGAGCGGGGAGGTATCCTGACGTGGGTGCCCTCTCGGGTACCTGCCCGAACCAAGCCGACCGTGCCGACCGACAAGGACCTGATCGAGTGAATGCCGTCCGCATCGGACTCCAGGTGATCCTCGTGATCACCGGCCTGATCCAAATCCTGCTCATCCTCATGCACAAGGGCAAGGGCGGTGGCCTCTCCGACATGTTCGGTGGCGGCATGTCGGCCTCGTTGGGCAGCTCGTCGGTCGCGGAGCGCAACCTGACTCGCTTCACGGTCGTCATCGGTCTGGTGTGGTTCACCTCGATCGTCGGCCTCGGACTCGTCGACCGTTTCGACGCCTGATCCCCGTCCCGATCACGTAGGAGATCCTCATGGCAGGTGGTAACGCAATCCGCGGCAGCCGTATCGGTGCCGGCCCGATGGGTGAGGCGGAGCGTGGCGAGGCCGCTGACCGCAGCTTTGTCTCCTACTGGTGCGCCAACGGCCACGAGATGACTCCGTCCTTCTCCGTCGACGAGGGCGTGGAGATCCCGGCCGAGTGGGTGTGCAAGCGCTGCGGCCTCCCCGCTGGTCGCGACAAGGAGAACCCCCCGGCGGCGCCGACCGCCGAGGTCTACAAGACCCATCTGGCCTACGTGAAGGAGCGCCGCTCCGACTCCGAGGGCGAGGCCATCCTCGAGGAGCGCCTCGGCGAGCTGCGCGACCGCGGCCTCATCCGCTGACCGGCCCCACTCCCGAGGCCGCCGCCTCGTCGACGAGCCAGACCGTGCGTTCCTGACCGCGGACCAGGACCGTGCTGCTCTGCTCGGCAGGTGCATCGGCCACCCCCTTCGCCACGGCTCCGGCCTTGTCCTGCCCGGAGACGATGAACCACACCTGCCGCGACCTGGACAGGCACTGCGCCGTGAGCGTCACTCGTGTCGGCGGAGGCTTGGGGGAGTCGTGGACCGCTACGGCGATGCCGGAGGTGTCCTGCTGCATCGGGTGGCCCGGGAAGAGTGAGGCGACGTGGCCGTCGGGGCCGACGCCGAGCAGGACGACGTCGAAGGTGCCGTTGCCGTGGGTGCGCAACTCCTCCTCGTAACGCCTGGCGGCCTCCTCTGCCGAGTCGACGTCGTCGGGCCCGAGGACCCGGTGGACCTTCTCGGAGGTGGTGGTGAGCGAGCGCAGGCCGGCATCGTCGTTCTGGGTGTCGTTGCGGTCGGGATCCCCCGCCGGGAGGTACCTCTCGTCCCCCCACCAGAAGTGGACCCGTGACCAGTCCACGGCGTCGTTGGCCGGGTGGTCCGTCAGTGCCGCGACGACCGCCGAACCCATGGAGCCGCCGGTGAGGGCGACGTGCGCCTCGCCCCGGGCGGCGATGGCATCCTGCACGGCCGTGAGCAGGCGCCCGCTGGTCAAGGTGATCAACCGGCTGGGGCCGGGGTGGACGACGAGCAGCGGTGCGGTCATGGTCACTCCTGGTCCTCGAGCCGGTCGCGGACGGCGTTCCGGACGGCATCGGTACTCGTGCCGGCGGCCTCGGGTGCGGCGTCGACCATGGCGCTGCGGATGGCGCCCCTGGACTCCTCGGCGAGGCGCTCGGCAGTGCGTCGGGCATCGCTCGGGGAGGGGACGAGGTCCTCATCGACGGCCTCGGTCATCGTCATCCTGCGTCGCGTGACCTGGGGCAGGCCCTTGGTCAGGGCGTCCTCGTACACCTCGTCCGCGTCGAGCCGGCGCAGCTCGTCGGCGAGACACTCGGCATCCGACCGGGGGGCGAGGGCGATGGCCCGTCGTGGCTGGCCCGGTTGGTCGAGGGTGGCGGTGGCCCCCCGGAGCGGACGGACCAGGTCGATGGGGCCGGAGTCGCGCTGCAGACGGACGCTGACGACCCCGGTACCCGTGCGCGAACGGACGAGGGAGACGGGGCACTTCAGCCGGTGCCGGAGCCACCCGGCCAGCAGGTCTGCCGACGGCGAGTCCTGCGCGCCGACGACGGTGGCTGCGGTGACCGGCTCGAAGGGGGCCCGGTCCAGGGTCGTGGCGAGCAGGCCCCGCCAGAGGGTGATCCGGCTCCACGCCAGATCGGTGTCGCCGGGGGTGTAGCAGCGCGCCAGACGCTTGACCGTGGCGGCGATCGAGGTGGCCGCGGCGCTGTCGGTGATGCGTCGCTGGGCCATCGCACCGACCGGGTCCGCGCCGGGGTCCTTGGGCGCCTCGGTGGGCCACCAGGCGACGACGGGGGAGTCGGGCAGGACCAACGGTGTGACGACGCTGCGGGCATGCTTGACGAGCGCCCCGTACAGGCGCAGGACGATGACCTCCGAGGCGCCGGCGTCGCCGCCCACCCGGATCTGCGCATCCAGCCGCGCCTTGCCGCGGGCATTGGCCAGGATGACGCACACGATCCGAGCAGGGTGCTGGTGGCTGGCCGTGTTGGCCACGGCCAGCGCCTCCTCCGCGTCCTCCTCCGGGACGACGAGGACGAGCGTGAGCACCCGGCTGAGGGCCATCGCCCCCACGTCCTCGCGGATTTCGATCAGCCGCTGGGCCACCAGTCCGGTGCTCGCGCTGGGCAGGTCGACGATCACGGCATCCTCCAAGTGCGTCCATCCCGCTGCATCATCGTGTCGGCGGCCACCGGCCCCCAGGTGCCGGCGGGATACTCCTCGACGGTGCCCTGTCTCCTCCAGAACTGCTCGATCGGGTCGAGGATCCGCCAGGAGAGCTCGACCTCCTCGTGGCGGGGGAAGAGCGGGGGGTCGCCGAGCAGCACGTCGAGGATCAACCGTTCGTACGCCTCGGGGCTGGACTCGGTGAAGGCGCGGCCGTAGCCGAAGTCCATCGTCACGTCCCGCACCTCCATCTGGTTGCCCGGGACCTTGGCGCCGAAGCGCATGGTCACGCCCTCGTCCGGTTGGACGCGGATGACCACGGCGTTCTGGCCGAGTTCCTCGGTCTCGGTGTCCGTGAAGGGCAGGTGCGGGGCGCGCCTGAAGACGACGGCGATCTCGGTGACCCTCCGGCCGAGCCGCTTGCCGGTCCGCAGGTAGAACGGGACGCCGGCCCACCGGCGGGTCTCGATGTCCAGCCGCATGGCCGCGTAGGTCTCGGTGGTCGATCCGTCCGCAACACCCTTCTCCTGACGGTAGCCCGCGACCTTCTCACCGCCCTGCCAGCCGGACGTGTACTGGCCGCGGACGGTGGCCACGCCGAGGTCGTCCGGGACCCGGACGGCCGCGAGGATCTTCTCCTTCTCCATCCGCAGCGCCCCCGCGGCGAAGCTCGTGGGCTCCTCCATCGCGGTGAGGGCCAGTAGCTGCAGCAGGTGGTTCTGGATGACGTCCCGTGCCGCCCCGACGTCGTCGTAGTACCCCGCGCGGCCACCGATGCCGATGTCCTCGGCCATCGTGATCTGCACGTGGTCGACGTAGTGGCTGTTCCACACCGGCTCGAACATCTGGTTGGCGAAGCGCAGCGCGAGCAGGTTCTGGACGGTCTCCTTGCCCAGGTAGTGGTCGATGCGGAAGATCGCGTCGGGTGGGAAGACCGCTTCGACGATCCCGTTGAGCTCCTGTGCGCTCTCCAGATCGTGGCCGAAGGGCTTCTCGATGACCACGCGCCGCCAGGAGTCGTCTTCCGCAGTGGCCAGACCGCTGCGCTGGAGCTGCTCGCAGACGATGGAGAAGTAGTCCGGCGGGATGGACAGGTAGAAGGCGTGGTTGCCGCCGGTACCGCGCTCGTCGTCGAGCTCGCGGACCGTCTTGGCGAGCAGATCGAAGGCCGCGTCGTCGTCGAAGACCCCGGGGACGAAGCGGAATCCCTCGGAGAGCGAGCGCCAGACCTCTTCGCGGAAGGGGGTGCGAGAGTGCTCCCGGACGGCTTCATAGACGACCTTGCCGAAGTCCTGGTCGGCCCAGTCGCGGCGGGCGAAGCCGACGAGCGAGAAGCCCGGTGGCAGCAGACCACGGTTGGCCAGGTCGTAGATCGCCGGGAGCAGCTTCTTGCGGGCCAGGTCCCCGGTGACCCCGAAGAGGACCAGGCTGCAGGGGCCGGCGATGCGTGGCAGGCGCTTGTCCCGTGGGTCCCGCAGCGGGTTGGTCTCAGGGGTGACGCGGGCGGGGCTCACGCGCGGCCACCTCGCAGCGCGTCGCCGACCAGGGTCAGCCCGCGGTCGTGGTCGGCCAGATGCAGCACGAGGACCGGTCGTCCGTGATCGGCCAGCACGGCGGCATCGCCGCCGGCCTGGGCGCTGATGAACTCCCCGAGCGTGAAGTCACGCCCGGGGACGGGCAGGTCCTGGGCGGGTGTGTCGGTGATCTGCAGGTAGACGCCGGTGCGGGGGCCGCCCTTGTGGTACTGCCCCGTCGAGTGCAGGAAGCGCGGTCCCCACCCGAGGGTGGTCGGTCGCTGCACGCGGGCGGCCAGTGCGTCCACCGCCTCGGCGAAGGGGGCGTCGGCCTCCCGGTCGAGGTAGGCCATGACGGCGACGTACCCGTGCTCGTCGTCGAGCTGTGCGAGCAGGGCCTGCAGGGCCGTCTCGGTCGTGGTCGCCCCGCCGAGCCAGTCGCCACCGAGGTGACTGATCTCGACCGGGCCGTCCACGGCGTCAACGGCAGTCGCGGCCGTGTCGGACCCGGACATCCGGTCGCGGGCGGCCTGCTTGGCGCTCTCGACGTCGGGTTGGTCGAAGGGGTTGATCCCGAGCAGTCGCCCGGCCACCGCGGTGGCAACCTCCCACAGCAGGAACTGGGCCCCCAGCGAGCCGCCGACGTCCAGGGTGGAGGTTGGCGAGGTCGCGGGGAGCACGCGGGGGGCGGAGCCCCCCGGACGGTCTTCCTCGCCGACCTCGACGAGCCGACAGAGGGTGGCATCGGCCGGCAGCGGGGTCCGTCCGGGGTCTTCGAGGACGACGGGGAGGAGACCGCGCTGCTGCTTGCCCGTGGACTCGGCGACCAGCTGCTCGATCCAGTCACCCAGGCCACGGGCGCTCGTCCCGTGGTCGACGAGGTAGAGCTTGTCGCGCAACGGACGAGTGCCTGCGATGGCCGCGGCGAGGCGCAGGCCGGGGTTGGCCTCGTCGTCCTCGGCGAGCAGGTCGGTGACGGCCTCGGCGTCGTCGAGCAGTGCCTCGACGTCGACACCGGCCAGCCCCGAGGGGATCAGGCCGAAGGCGGTCAGGGCGGAGTAGCGTCCACCGACGTCCGGGTCGGCGGTGACGACCCGCTGGCCCTTGCGTCGG from Janibacter cremeus includes these protein-coding regions:
- a CDS encoding glucose-6-phosphate dehydrogenase assembly protein OpcA, whose product is MEDAVIVDLPSASTGLVAQRLIEIREDVGAMALSRVLTLVLVVPEEDAEEALAVANTASHQHPARIVCVILANARGKARLDAQIRVGGDAGASEVIVLRLYGALVKHARSVVTPLVLPDSPVVAWWPTEAPKDPGADPVGAMAQRRITDSAAATSIAATVKRLARCYTPGDTDLAWSRITLWRGLLATTLDRAPFEPVTAATVVGAQDSPSADLLAGWLRHRLKCPVSLVRSRTGTGVVSVRLQRDSGPIDLVRPLRGATATLDQPGQPRRAIALAPRSDAECLADELRRLDADEVYEDALTKGLPQVTRRRMTMTEAVDEDLVPSPSDARRTAERLAEESRGAIRSAMVDAAPEAAGTSTDAVRNAVRDRLEDQE
- a CDS encoding glucose-6-phosphate isomerase, translating into MTSLAVLASGAAADAVGGHVPGLVSDRVASRLFERDATLWGEEARDEAAKRLSWVGLGRTSRHLVGEISALRETLREQGVDRIVLCGMGGSSLAPEVICATAGVPLTVLDSSHPDVVRAAAIDLARTAVVVSSKSGSTVETDSQRRVFEQAFADAGIDAASRIVVVTDPGSPLEEDARRKGQRVVTADPDVGGRYSALTAFGLIPSGLAGVDVEALLDDAEAVTDLLAEDDEANPGLRLAAAIAGTRPLRDKLYLVDHGTSARGLGDWIEQLVAESTGKQQRGLLPVVLEDPGRTPLPADATLCRLVEVGEEDRPGGSAPRVLPATSPTSTLDVGGSLGAQFLLWEVATAVAGRLLGINPFDQPDVESAKQAARDRMSGSDTAATAVDAVDGPVEISHLGGDWLGGATTTETALQALLAQLDDEHGYVAVMAYLDREADAPFAEAVDALAARVQRPTTLGWGPRFLHSTGQYHKGGPRTGVYLQITDTPAQDLPVPGRDFTLGEFISAQAGGDAAVLADHGRPVLVLHLADHDRGLTLVGDALRGGRA
- a CDS encoding RNA polymerase-binding protein RbpA is translated as MAGGNAIRGSRIGAGPMGEAERGEAADRSFVSYWCANGHEMTPSFSVDEGVEIPAEWVCKRCGLPAGRDKENPPAAPTAEVYKTHLAYVKERRSDSEGEAILEERLGELRDRGLIR
- the secG gene encoding preprotein translocase subunit SecG; this translates as MNAVRIGLQVILVITGLIQILLILMHKGKGGGLSDMFGGGMSASLGSSSVAERNLTRFTVVIGLVWFTSIVGLGLVDRFDA
- the zwf gene encoding glucose-6-phosphate dehydrogenase — translated: MSPARVTPETNPLRDPRDKRLPRIAGPCSLVLFGVTGDLARKKLLPAIYDLANRGLLPPGFSLVGFARRDWADQDFGKVVYEAVREHSRTPFREEVWRSLSEGFRFVPGVFDDDAAFDLLAKTVRELDDERGTGGNHAFYLSIPPDYFSIVCEQLQRSGLATAEDDSWRRVVIEKPFGHDLESAQELNGIVEAVFPPDAIFRIDHYLGKETVQNLLALRFANQMFEPVWNSHYVDHVQITMAEDIGIGGRAGYYDDVGAARDVIQNHLLQLLALTAMEEPTSFAAGALRMEKEKILAAVRVPDDLGVATVRGQYTSGWQGGEKVAGYRQEKGVADGSTTETYAAMRLDIETRRWAGVPFYLRTGKRLGRRVTEIAVVFRRAPHLPFTDTETEELGQNAVVIRVQPDEGVTMRFGAKVPGNQMEVRDVTMDFGYGRAFTESSPEAYERLILDVLLGDPPLFPRHEEVELSWRILDPIEQFWRRQGTVEEYPAGTWGPVAADTMMQRDGRTWRMP
- the pgl gene encoding 6-phosphogluconolactonase; the protein is MTAPLLVVHPGPSRLITLTSGRLLTAVQDAIAARGEAHVALTGGSMGSAVVAALTDHPANDAVDWSRVHFWWGDERYLPAGDPDRNDTQNDDAGLRSLTTTSEKVHRVLGPDDVDSAEEAARRYEEELRTHGNGTFDVVLLGVGPDGHVASLFPGHPMQQDTSGIAVAVHDSPKPPPTRVTLTAQCLSRSRQVWFIVSGQDKAGAVAKGVADAPAEQSSTVLVRGQERTVWLVDEAAASGVGPVSG